A genome region from Triticum aestivum cultivar Chinese Spring chromosome 2B, IWGSC CS RefSeq v2.1, whole genome shotgun sequence includes the following:
- the LOC123040772 gene encoding vacuolar protein-sorting-associated protein 33 homolog, with product MPRCYEYIEEIIQKQEPIETVLRLLVLFSLTNAGLPKKNFDYLRREILHSYGFEHMPLLYNLEKAGLVKRQESRTNWPVISRALQLIVDIKDPENPDDIAYIFAGYAPLSIRLVQHAVRSGW from the exons ATGCCCAGGTGTTACGAGTACATTGAGGAGATTATACAGAAGCAAGAGCCTATTGAAACTGTACTTCGCCTTCTAGTGTTATTTTCCCTTACAAATGCTGGGTTGCCCAAGAAGAATTTTGACTACTTGAG GCGGGAAATACTGCACAGTTATGGCTTTGAGCACATGCCCTTGTTATACAATCTGGAAAAAGCTGGCCTTGTTAAAAGGCAG gaatcaAGGACTAATTGGCCTGTTATTAGCAGAGCTCTCCAGCTTATAGTTGATATAAAGGATCCTGAAAA CCCTGATGATATAGCTTACATCTTTGCTGGATATGCACCTCTTAGTATTCGCCTGGTTCAGCATGCAGTGAGGTCCGGATGGTAA